A single genomic interval of Bos javanicus breed banteng chromosome 8, ARS-OSU_banteng_1.0, whole genome shotgun sequence harbors:
- the LRRC19 gene encoding leucine-rich repeat-containing protein 19, with the protein MKTMSITILFWLLSMLLLSDKSQTSKTEVKCNSTAKNYSLIPANISKNVTILDLSYNQITLNITDTRVLQTYFLLSELYLVENKVTNLFNNSFSNLSNLEILNICRNSIHTIQQSAFTGLHKLKKLYLCQNKIVQLNPKTFLPLKNLILLNLHGNLISYFDVPQLFHLEFIILYGNPWNCSCSLLNLQNWLKTSNVTLENESITMCSYPDILKCYNIKTVPYKAECYSKFPSSITEDLHIPFQSISNSTFNNSLNNLTRNSEHESHGKSWAFLVGVVVAVVMTSLLISIAIKCPVWYNFLLSYNHHRLEEHEAETYEDSFTGNPSSPSQIPDTNSEETTVIFDQLHSFVVDDDGFIEDKYIDTHELREEN; encoded by the exons gaAGTCAAATGTAATTCTACTGCAAAGAATTATTCTTTGATTCCAGCAAATATCAGTAAAAATGTTACTATACTTGACCTCAGTTATAATCAAATTACTCTAAATATTACAGACACAAGAGTTCTACAGACATATTTTTTACTCAGTGAGCTCTATTTGGTTGAGAACAAAGTCACTAACCTATTTAATAATAGTTTCAGTAATCTGTCCAatctagaaattttaaatatctgtagAAATTCCATCCACACAATTCAACAGAGTGCCTTTACAGGATTACATAAACTGAAAAAGTTATATCTCTGCCAAAACAAAATAGTTCAACTGAATCCTAAAACATTTTTGCCTCTTAAAAACCTGATACTATTGAATTTGCACGGCAATTTGATAAGCTATTTTGATGTACCACAACTGTTTCATCTGGAATTCATAATTTTGTATGGAAATCCATGGAACTGTTCCTGTAGTCTACTGAATTTGCAAAACTGGTTGAAGACATCGAATGTGACACTAG AAAATGAGAGCATCACCATGTGTAGCTATCCAGATATCCTGAAGTGCTACAATATCAAAACAGTACCTTACAAGGCTGAATGCTACTCAAAATTTCCTTCATCTATAACTGAAGACCTTCACATTCCTTTTCAGTCCATTAGCAATTCAACATTTAATAACTCTTTGAACAACTTGACAAGAAATTCAG AACATGAATCTCATGGAAAAAGCTGGGCTTTTCTTGTCGGTGTTGTTGTCGCTGTAGTGATGACTTCACTACTCATTTCAATTGCTATCAAATGTCCAGTATGGTATAATTTTCTGCTTAGTTATAATCATCATCGTCTGGAAGAGCATGAAGCAGAAACCTATGAAGATAGTTTTACTGGAAATCCAAGTTCTCCTTCACAGATACCAGACACAAACTCTGAAGAAACTACAGTAATATTTGATCAACTACATTCATTTGTGGTAGATGATGATGGGTTTATTGAAGACAAATATATAGATACTCACGAATTACgtgaagaaaattaa